From one Triticum aestivum cultivar Chinese Spring chromosome 4B, IWGSC CS RefSeq v2.1, whole genome shotgun sequence genomic stretch:
- the LOC123090254 gene encoding triphosphate tunnel metalloenzyme 3-like: MEIEIKLHLPDAAAHRRLSSFLTPRLLRTDAPARPLAAAAARDVRLYGTDDRDPSCAVLTLKRPPRIEAGVSRVEEVVEPLDPALALTCVDNPARLGAVDSPIVWLVSYEYGVGGDKAPFVCLGGFRNTRGVYELEEGKGQGLVLELDETHFDFGTNYELECETAEPDQAKEVLERLLTVVGVPYEYSRSNKFACFMAGKLLL, translated from the exons ATGGAGATCGAGATCAAGCTCCATCTCCCTGACGCGGCTGCACATCGGCGCCTCTCCTCCTTCCTCACGCCCCGCCTGCTCCGCACCGACGCCCCCGCGcggcccctcgccgccgccgccgcc CGGGATGTTCGCCTCTACGGCACCGACGACCGCGACCCCTCCTGCGCTGTTCTCACGCTCAAGCGCCCCCCGCGCATCGAGGCTGGCGTCAGCCGCGTTGAGGAGGTCGTGGAGCCCCTCGACCCCGCCCTCGCCCTCACCTGCGTCGACAACCCCGCCCGTCTCGGtgcggtcgactcccccatcgtcTGGCTCGTCTCCTATGAGTACGGCGTCGGCGGGGACAAAGCGCCGTTCGTCTGCCTCGGCGGCTTCCGGAACACCCGCGGTGTGTATGAGCTCGAGGAGGGCAAGGGGCAGGGGCTCGTGCTAGAGCTCGACGAGACACACTTCGATTTCGGCACAAACTACGAGCTGGAGTGCGAGACCGCGGAGCCCGACCAGGCCAAGGAGGTCCTGGAGCGGCTGCTCACTGTGGTTGGGGTGCCGTATGAGTACTCCCGGAGCAATAAGTTCGCGTGCTTCATGGCCGGGAAGCTGCTTCTGTGA